The following is a genomic window from Apteryx mantelli isolate bAptMan1 unplaced genomic scaffold, bAptMan1.hap1 HAP1_SCAFFOLD_63, whole genome shotgun sequence.
ACGAGCACCTTTATGTGgtgaagtttttccattctcacaatggcacagtgcaacaagacctcagtgcctggaataccATCCTGCCAGTCACCTGTGATAATGCTTCCATGGACACCAGTGCTGTTACAGTGATATGGGCATCCATATGCACTGAGATTGCATTAAGGCTTCCTGGATATCACAATGTGactgcaaggcaggcaagagagggtcggatactggtggaaagagacactcaaggttcataaggggttaaacaggataggttcaataaaggacttacttacactacaagctgcatggggagccctgggaactgtGAGGAGGGGTTgccaatgggaggctgctggaggcatgggTCAGACACATGGGTCAGACATCCAGGCAGGACTCGACTCGTTGTTtataagggccccttaaatctactagaactatttcatTATCTTAgccgtgctaaccttgagtagctcctgcccgggaagcagctagacgttgttgacaaaatggaatatgcatgcctggccctgatgggaatttggtcagtgtgtggTTCCACACGTTGGGCCTGCTACCAcgcactctgccagtcactgactcctcgccacaTCTTCCGCAGGTATTCTCACTACACACAAGAATCCTCCCCATGACTTGTATGCACTTTCTTGtcctcagagaagagagagagagagagagagagagagaagagaaaagagagagacagagtgagtGATTAAAGGAGTAGTGTCAGGTAGAAAAGTCACCAGTAGGATTTACAGATGAACCGTGTCAATGAAGAAGCCGTTGTTGTGTTGTGTATCAAGGGGCTGGGAAGGAAGCCGAAGTAAGAGGGAGAATTATGGGAGAGACCAAACATTGGTAAGGAAAGCTGAAGCAGTCTGGTTTCTAAGAACAGACAGGGCTGGCCCAGACCTAGGAagcagggaggtggtgtgagaggAATGAGGGAGGAAGGTTAGCAGAAGGGACCCACACAAAGCAGGACACATGCTGACATGCTTGTTCCAGCCCAAGAAAAAGCCCTACACCTCCTTCTCCATGCAGAGCAGTGGCTAGCCATCCTTCTAGGCTTGTGTATATAAAGACTCAGGTCCAGCTACAGGGACATCAGTGATGACCTCTATGCCATCAGGTACTGCCTGCCAGTAGACGCCTCTTGGGACTCTAGGGTTTTGCAGCAAAAGGATCCACTACTGCTGTCCTCAAGGTGCAAATCTGCACTGTGCTTAGCATCCCAACTATCATCTCCTTCCAGAGCATGGCTGCATTTACCGCTGGCCTCAGCCAAGACAGCCTTTCCAGGAACTTAGAGCACTTTGCTGAAGCACTCATAGAGAACATCAAtgatggtcttggaaacctccgaggatggagacttcacaacctctctgagaaACTTGTTCCAGTACCTGACTGTTCTCAcgttgaaaaagtttctccttatatccagttggaAGCTCTCTGGTTTCAACCTATGACCATTGTCTACCATCCTCCCACCTCACATCACTGTGGAAAGCCTGGCTCTGTTCTTCTCAAGACTTTCCTGAAAGCACTGGAAGACCATTATTAGGTCCCCCCACTCAAGCTGCCtgttctccaggatgaacaagcctagttgcctcagcctctgcccatgggacaagtattgcagctccctggccatctcagTGCCCCTCTGCTGAATTTGCTCCAGCTGATCAATGCCTTCCTTGTATTGGGGGgtcaaaactgggcacagtatcCTTCATGTGCTCTAACAGGTGTTGAACAAAGGGAAATAATCACCTTCCTTGATCTACTGGCTATGCCCCTCTTCACACAGCAcagcatgctgttggccttctgcacttcctggcacactgctggctctcgtTAAGCTTGCTCTCCACTAGGATCTCCAGGTCCTtcctcaaagagctgctgctcagtgagtaagtccccagcctgtgccgttgcaaggggtgctgcctttccaggcacaggACTCTGTGCTTGTCTTTGTtgcatttcataaggttcctgttggcccattcctctagcTTCTCCTGGTCCTTcagaatggcagctctgcccttaagCGTATTGACTGGCTGCCCTTGAGAAGCGTGCATTCCATGACCTcctccagatcactgataaagATGTAAAGGAGGACAGGTCCCCGGATAATTCCCCGCAGTATTCCACTCATTACTGGCTTCCAAGTAGAGTACAACCCACTAACCATGACCCTCTGAGTGCCATCAtccaaccatttttttttaaccagttaagTTGCCCACCTATCCAGACTGTAATGTCCTAACTTGAATACAAGAAGAGAccatgttgtgggagacagtgttgaaagccttgctaaagtcaaggtggaTGACATCTATTGCTCTTCCTGCATCCATAAATCTAAGCATGTTattatagaaggctatcaggttggtcaggcatgatttatgcTTGGTAAATCCATGTGGATTGTTCCAAACTAACTTGCTTTTCTTAATGTGCCtagaaatgtgttccaagaggcctcattccatgattttcccagggactgaagtctGAATATTTTTGTCACAAACTTGTatgagagcagggcagggcatccCCATTTATTGGAGGCAAAAAGGAGGATGAGGTGTGCGTGGGTGTGAGGGAAATGGGGGGACAAATCTTGTCCTTGTGTATGAGGGTTTCGGGCATGTCCAGGGGAGCATGCTTgtgtggagggaaaaggggaccAGGCATGTCCATGGTGGTGGGGTGAATGGGGGTGGGGCATGTCTGTGTGCTGGGGGAACGGTTCATGTCTGTGTGTGAGGGGACCTGGGACAGCACATGGGTATGTGAGGGGAATGGGAGACAGGGTGTTTCTGAGAGGTAAGATTGAGGAGACAAAGTGTGAGTGGGGAATGGGGTGGGGCTTTCTTGTTGGGAGGATGAGGAGCATGTCAGTGTGTGAGTGGTGCATGTCCTTGTGCAAGGCGAGAGAGAGGGAACATGACTGAGGGGAACGTGGTATGCGTCTGCATGGGGGAATACAGGGACAGGTTGGGTAGAGGGGGTTATGGGTGAACTGTGGTGTATCTGGGGATTGTGGCACACTTGTAAGTGAGAGGGGCATGAGGGTTTTGGCATGTTGATGAGGGACATGGGGAGAAGTATTTGGGGAGCATGTGTATATGGAGGAGCAGTTGGGAGCCATGTCAGGACAGTAGgggtgtgtgagagagacctgCTGTGGAGAATACAGTATGTtgtgaatgaaagagaagaggaagcatgTAAATGGTGGTCCAAGAGCAGATGGGAGGACCTGATATGGGAGGCTGTAGGGACGGGGAGGTGAGGGAACCATTGTGCGGCACATGAGGCTACAGCAGAAaaaggtgtgtgtttggggaggggcGTGTGCACACACAGTGTGGGGATGTTTCAGAGTTGTGGCAGAGgaatgtttgtgtatgtgtggggTGGGAGTCTGCACACAGGGGTACCCTGCATGGAATAGGTCTGGATTGTCACAGGGGAAGGAGGGCGTATTCATGTATGCGCGTGTGTCTTCTCACTGCATGAATGTGGCGGGGTTGAAGCAGAGAAGGGAGTTGTGTGCGACAGGGATGTAGGGGCCTCATGGAGAAGGATGTGTCTTGATGGATACAACAGGGAAGGCGTGGACCACAGCACACCTTGCCCCTGGATGgggtttccctcctccctcccagtgcctgactttcactttcattttctatctgagccttgtctcccagaagaggaggagagaggctggccAAGCACACAACAGCATAGAAGGCAGGacaggagccagggcagagcaaagctgctgcagcccagagaggtGAAGGTGAGTCCCTTTCCCCagttcctcccctccatccccctatGCAAGCAGTTAGGGGCACTCAAGCTGgggaatgactttttttcatcCCAGCAAGCTGCAGGTGGGGATAGAAACAAGTCCAAAGTTGCTGCTCTGGGTTTGCCCTGAGATGGAGCAAGGGGAAGAGATGGCTGGGACCCTGTGCTCAACACCCCTAGTCTTTGCATGCAAACCCCTTCTCCTaagtgctcagcccctgagtTTGGACCCCCTTACCCCGTAAGCCATTTGTTTGTGGATTTGCAGCTCAGCTCTCAACTAACTAAGCTCCCCTAAGCTTCAACCATGTGTCCTAACCTATGCTTTGCTCCCTGCTGGTGTGTCTGTGCTGGGAGCCTCTCTCCCATCATCCCTCTTGTCCTaggtccctgcctgcagccattgCTCTGTTCCCCACCCTTGTTGGCACCCTTCTTTAGCCACTCAGCAAACTAGCAAAGTTCACATCTCTGTTTGTGGCATAGTGTGGAGTGCTGCCCCCATCACCTGACTGAATGTAGCAGAATTGGGCCTTTAAGCCGTGGGCTTTTAGAAGCTGAGCTGAGCATTTCTGTTGTGACACAAATGGGAAGgggctctgcccctctgctcagtgCCAGCATTGCTTCCATGGCAGcgtttgcaggagggcaagaggaggAGGTGAGTTAGAAGGAAGTTGTTGCAAAGaatgttttgcttggaaaaatgagGTAGGATGAAAATGAGTGTTCCTGTTTGGACTGTGGGGTATCCACACCCTGTTAACCAGCCTGtctccctgtcccctctgctGTCTGTGCTTGTCATGAGCAAAGGCATCTGGAATCTGCATGGCGGTGCCCATTTGCCTGATTGAGACCACACAGAGAGAGGGCCTGGTGGTGCAGCAGAAGACTCAGCAAGTGCTGTCAGAATTCCCACAGCCTGTGGTGGTAGTGGCCATCACAGGGCTGTATTGCACTGGAAAGTCCCACCTCATGAACAGGCTGGCTCGTGAGAGGATGGGTGAGAGAGGTAGTGAACCAGGCAGGTCCCAGCTCTGGATAGCCAGGGTGCCTGTGTTTTCTTGCTCTCTATCTAACACTGTTGAGCCCCTCGTGTCCTCTCCACAGGTTTCTCCCTGGGCTTCACCATGCAGCCCCATACCAAAGGTATCTGGATGTGGTGCgtgcctcagccctgctggcctggACACACTCTGGTGCTACTGGACACTGAAGAGCGGGGCAATGTGGAGAAGGTGTGGGAGAAGTAGAGACTTCCTTTTGTGGCGACAGAGCACTTTGtggaagctctcaagggcccagccatgtggcaggactcaaggtgttctcattgcctgcactggtgtgccaggaagagacagaggctgtggggaaggaggctagtgcagagctAACTGGGTAAAGTCTTCTGGCTGATGGAGTCCCTCTtggcatccttcacctctgcctttgactgtCAGAGCCCTCGTTCTATCTGGTatcctggctgtctgcagggTAGTGGAACCAGTCTGTGGCTGGGCCCATGCTGGTTGGTGGGACACCCCTTCTTCCCAGGCACTCTCCCTCTCATTCTGGTTCTTTGATTACTAGCAGCCATTAGGCTGGTGGACCTTCTGATTTTCTTGTACTGGTGAGCTGaggactggacacagcattgcagaggtggtctcaccagtgctgagtagaggggaaggatcgctTCACTTGACCTGCTGGCGACGCTTCCtagtgcaacccaggatgctgttggccttctttgccgcaAGGGTGcaatgctggctcatgtccagctgGTCATGTTGGATGTGAGCCAGTTAGTTGTAtatgttgtccaccaggacccccaggtccttctctgcaaagctgttttccagacagtcagtccacagcctgtcctggtgtatggggttatttctccccaggtgcaggactcttcaGGGCCCTTTGCTGAGCTCCATGACATTCCTGCTTGTCCATTTCTGCGGCCTgttgagatccctctgaatggcaccaccaccatctggtgtatcagccactcctcccggttttgtattgTTGTCAAACCTGCTGAAGGGtgaactctgtcccatcatccaggtcattaaagatgaggttaaacagtactggacccagtattgaccctgaGGTAAACAGCTgctgactggtctccagctgaactttatgctgctgatcacaaccgcCTATGCCCAGCAGTTCAGAGAGTTTtgagtccacctcactgtcccttcatctagtctgcagttcatcagtttgtctatgaggctgttatggaagacagtattgaaagccttgctagagtgaagataaacaacatccactgctctcccctcatccacccagccagtcttCTGCCTGTTGAAGGCTGACagcttggtcaagcatgatttctccTTTCTAAATCCATGCCAATTGCTCCCAGTCATCCTCTTGCCCTTCATATGTTTGGGAATTGTTTCCAAGAGGatttgttccatcaccttcccagggatcgaggtgaggctgactgacctgtaattccccggatcctccttcttgcccttcttgaaggcaGGAGTGGCGTTTGCTTTTTCCATGAACATGCCCTGACTGCCATGACCTTAATAGATAATTGAGAGTAaccttgcaatgacattggccagctccctcagcactcatggatacatcccatcaggtcccatggacaggtgtatgtccagtttgtttaaatgttccctaacccgaTCCTCTTCCACCATGTTAGCACAGGTCTCGGGGGCCTGAGATTCCTGAAGGCATGTCTTATCAGGAAagtctgaggcaaagaaggcactgtaaacctttgccttttccacgtcctttgttaccatgtcccctgccccattcagcactaGGCTCACGTATTCCCTagtcttctctttgctgctgatatacctgcagaagcctttcttgttgcctttcacatcccCCAGCAGGTTCAACTCCACCACACTGCCACCACATCACCCTGCCCTCTAATcttgacccataagctctcaactgacTCATCAtctgtccctaggcagagctctgtgaattcctgctgctctctcacgtAAAGGGTGACTActcctccttgccttcctggcccgtccctcctaaagagcctgtagccatccactgcagcattccagtcatatgagctatcccaccatatcTCTGGAACCAATGAGATTGCAGCCCTGTAACTGCGCACCGACTTCcattccccacccctccccatttgttccccatgctgtgtgctcTAGTGTACACGCACTTCTGGCAGGCATGCtggttttgcaggaatagggTCAGAACTTGCCCCCCAGTTCTGCCCTCTGACCATTCCTCATTTGTGGGCACGCActtggggtgggcccccttcTGCCCCCTTTTGTTCATTGCAAGGTCTCTTTCGTCATCAACTAAAGCACGCAGCAGCACTTTGAAACCTCCAGCTCTGCCCTTCCACCACCATAAAGGCCTTCCCTCCACTGCACTCCTTGCAGCAATGCGTGCAGCTGGACAAAATGGGTTTTGTTGGGTGACCAGGACACCAACTTCCCAAACTACTTCCAGCAGATTCCTCCCGTGCCCTTGGGCACTGCCAGCCACTCCAGCAAAGCACAGCCCCCACCAGGGGGTGGCCAGGCCATGCCACCCATGGcacttttctgaattgttttcttAGGACAGCAAGTACAGAGTCATAGAGAGCAACCTAGACTTCTTGTGCACCAAGGAAATGATGCCCTGCTGTGGCATGCACCTGCATGGAGGATGGGAAAAGGCAATTGTGCATTGCACTGGGTGTCTCCAGGAAGCATCAAGGTGTGTCACGGCTCCTAAGATGCTTTTTCTTCATACTGAGCTCTGGCATAGGGACTCAGATGCCCCGTGGAAGCCAGCCTTCAGGAGAAAAGATGTCAGTGGGAGACTGGAGTCAGAGGGCAGAACACTAGCCATTCTTCAGCTACATCTGAAAGTCTCTTCTGGTTGTGCCACACAGGTCTGCAGGAGAAGCAGGCAGAGGGCACAGACCACACTCTTCTGCACTCTTTATGTCTCAGTTCCTTTGCTGTGAAGTCTGGTTTGGGATTGCAAGTGCACTGGTGTGTTCCCCTGCAGTGCCTGTTCATATAAGTCACCTGAAGACTGGTATTTCCCTCACCCAGGCACTTCCCAGCCCACTTCAGCCCCCtctccagctctccccacctcctctcgcctCTCCCCAGCCCAACTCAGCAGAGTAGGAGAGTCTGGGAAttaccccacagcagtgcccaccacggAGCGCTGCAGGGATCTGGGCACTTGGCACCAAGCCTGAGCCCCTCtgatgggcacagcagctcctggggtggGAGAGAGTGAGTGTCAGCCTCCCTATCAGCCCTGATGCCTGAGGCCAGCAATGGCACGAGGAAATGGAGGCCAGTAACTCTCTTGCCCCCCTGCTCTTGTCTCTAGGATAACAACCTCCACCTCAGCTGCCTGCAAGCCCCTCCTTACCAGCCCCACTCCCCAGGCCAGCACAAGTGTCCTGATGCTATGGCTCCGCAAGCAACTCCTGCTCTCCAACCTCCTTTCCCAGCGTAAGAAGAGCCCGGCCTTCAGGCACTGCGCTGAGAAGATCCTGTTTTATCACAGACATGCTattacagcagccagctctgacacagtgacagacacatttgcAGAAGGCCACTGGTCAGACAGGCcaggttcatgcctctggagaaatGTGATAAATACAAATATCTGTGTAGAGAGATGATTTTCACAGCTAGagcaaccaaaccaaaaaaaaaaaaaaaaggcaaaaaccagCCTGAAAGAAACAGGGAACCATTTGTGAAGAGAGGAGGGTGGCTTATCACTGTTAAAATACTGTACATTGAATCAATTGCATCAGTGTCTCTTtgattcctcatgctgtagatgagcgggttcactcTTGGAGGTATGACTGAGTACAGAACGGCCACCACGagctccagagctggggaggagctgGACGGTGGCTTGAGGTAAAGAAatattgcagtgctgacaaacagggagaccacagccaggtgagggaggcacatggggaaggctttgtgccatcccagctcagaggggatcctcagcatgaccctgaagatctgcacgtaagaCAGCACAATGAACCCAAAACACCCACAA
Proteins encoded in this region:
- the LOC136996633 gene encoding olfactory receptor 14C36-like — its product is MAICNPLHYGTLTGNRACAKMAAAAWARGFLYEVLRTGSTFSIPLYQGNAVDQFFCEVPQLLKLSCSDSYLREAGVTVVSFHVACGCFGFIVLSYVQIFRVMLRIPSELGWHKAFPMCLPHLAVVSLFVSTAIFLYLKPPSSSSPALELVVAVLYSVIPPRVNPLIYSMRNQRDTDAIDSIVVELNLLGDVKGNKKGFCRYISSKEKTREYVSLVLNGAGDMVTKDVEKAKVYSAFFASDFPDKTCLQESQAPETCANMVEEDRVREHLNKLDIHLSMGPDGMYP